The genomic stretch TGGTAGCCAGCCATTGCGGGGGTTCATTGGATACAGTTCCGGCATCAGTTGCCAAAACAACTAACAGTAAAGCTTTGATGATTGCAGCCGGCAGGGCAATTTTAATATTCTCCCGGAATTTGTCCTTCATCGGAACACCTTGAGTTCGAGTAGCTGCAATCGTTGTATCAGAAATAATGGAAAGATTGTCACCGAACATGGCCCCGCCAAACAGTGCACCTGCAATCAGCGCCGGGTCGGTTCCCGTTTGATCGGCAAAACCAACTGCCACCGGCGCAAGTGCGCCAATGGTTCCCACGGAGGTTCCCATAGCCAGGGAAACCAATGCCGCAATGATGAAGAGCCCCGGAAGAACAAAACCGGCAGGGATCAGCTGGAGTCCTGCATTGACCACGGCATCTACGCCGCCGGTTGCAGAAGCTACACTCGAAAACGCACCTGCAAGCAGAAAAATCAAGCACATCGTAATAATATTGCTATTGCCGATTCCTTTTACAAGAAGTGCTATCGACTCGGTTAGTTTCCCTCTGTGAAGCCATGCGGCAAGGATTAATGAAGGGATAATGGCCACGTGACCGGGAAGCTGCTGAAAGGCCCGTTCAACGCCCTGAGCCTGTAATATCAAGCCGGAGCCCAAAAACAATACGATAAAGAGTAGAAATGGAAGGAGTGAGAGCTGTGCCGTGCGAGTATTAAATGATTTCATGGGATGAAAATAAAAAACCTCCGCGGTTTTTAACACCACGGAGGTTTTAAAATATTAGTTGAATCCGAGCGGATTCAAACAGTCAGAATTTAGCTGTTCTGTTTTTTATCCTCTTCCACATAGTCGCGAAGTACTTTGTGGAGGATTCCGCCATTTCGGTAGTAATCTACCTCAATCGGAGTATCAATTCGGCAATCGGTCATAAACTCGATCACCTCACCATTATCTTTGGTGGCCGTTACTTTGATCTCATCGCGGGCTTTTACGTTGTCATCCACTTGAATATCAAACGTTTCGGTTCCATCCAATCCAAGTGAATCGGCACTGTCACCCTCTTTGAACTGAAGCGGCAACACGCCCATCTGGATCAGGTTTGAACGGTGAATACGCTCATAAGAAACCGCAATGACCGATTTCACTCCAAGAAGGTTGGTTCCTTTTGCAGCCCAGTCGCGTGAAGAACCCGTACCGTACTGAGTTCCCGCCAACGCTACCAGCGGTGTACCGGACTCTTTATATTTCATGGATGCTTCATAAATCGTTGTGATCTCATCATCCGGGAAATACTTAGTAAAACCACCCTCTTTTCCGGGGGCAAGCTGATTCTTGAACCGGACGTTGGCAAAGGTTCCGCGCGTCATTACACGATCGTTACCACGTCGGGATCCGTACGAGTTGAAGTCTTTCTCTTCCACTCCATTTTCGATCAGATACTTACCTGCAGGACTCTCTTTTTTGATGTTCCCGGCAGGAGAAATGTGATCGGTAGTAATAGAGTCACCCACTTTCACCAATACTTTAGCACCTTTAATCGGCTTGATCGGCTCGGTTTCTTCACCCATTCCAAGGAAGAAAGGTGGTTCCTGAATGTAGGTAGAATCTTCTTTCCACTCATACAGATCTCCTCCGCCCACAGGAATTTTATCCCATGTTTCGGACTCAAAAATGTCGCCATACATTTTCTCAAAAAGCTCCGGACGAATAGCCTGGTCGAGGAACTCCTTAATTTCAGCAGATGTAGGCCAGATCTCTTTCAGATAAACATCGTTTCCATCTTTATCTTTTCCGATGGGCTCGTGTTCGAGGTCAATATCTACAGTACCTGCAAGAGCATATGCTACAACCAGTGGCGGTGATGCCAAGTAGTTTGCTTTCACCCATGGGTGGATTCGTCCCTCAAAGTTTCGGTTTCCGGAAAGAACACCGGCAGCAATCAAATCGCCCTCCTTAATGGCTCTTTCAACAGCTTCGGGAAGCGGACCTGAGTTTCCGATACAGGTTGTACATCCGTAACCCACCAGATTAAAACCAAGATTATCCATGTACTCTGTCAGTCCGGCTTCTTTCAGGTA from Rhodohalobacter barkolensis encodes the following:
- a CDS encoding Na+/H+ antiporter NhaC family protein, encoding MKSFNTRTAQLSLLPFLLFIVLFLGSGLILQAQGVERAFQQLPGHVAIIPSLILAAWLHRGKLTESIALLVKGIGNSNIITMCLIFLLAGAFSSVASATGGVDAVVNAGLQLIPAGFVLPGLFIIAALVSLAMGTSVGTIGALAPVAVGFADQTGTDPALIAGALFGGAMFGDNLSIISDTTIAATRTQGVPMKDKFRENIKIALPAAIIKALLLVVLATDAGTVSNEPPQWLATIPYLAILILAVAGMNVFLVLILGVLMAAFQGMLLSGYELSALGGDIASGFADMHGIMILAMFVGGLGEFIKQQGGLQWISGVITRMAEKASRKGNRAQQLAIGWLVFITDICIANNTVSIVVTGEISKSIAEKHNISPRRTASLLDIFACSAQSFIPYGNQALLLSATFAISPWDAVTHNYYGFVLLFFAIGFILFGKSLKWDSS